The Brucella melitensis bv. 1 str. 16M nucleotide sequence GGGTGCGACCCGTATCGCGGAAGTGGGCGCGCGCTTCACGCTCGATGCTATTCCCGGCAAGCAGATGGCCATCGATGCCGATCTTTCATCGGGCCTGATCGATGAAAAGGAGGCGCAGCGCCGCCGCCGTGAACTGGAGGAGGAAAGCTCTTTCTTTGGTTCCATGGATGGCGCGTCGAAATTCGTACGCGGCGATGCGATTGCCGGTCTCATAATCACGGCCGTCAATATTTTTGGCGGCATCGTCATTGGTGCGACCCGCCATGGGATGGATATTTCGCAGGCCGCCGATGTTTTCACCAAACTGTCGGTGGGCGATGGTCTGGTAACACAGATTCCGGCTCTGATCGTTTCGCTCGCTGCCGGGCTTCTCGTGTCGAAAGGCGGCACGCGCGGCTCTGCCGATCAGGCGATTTTCGGCCAGCTTGGCGCTTATCCGAAGGCGCTTTTGATTGCGGCGCTCCTGCTTTTCATTCTGGGCGTCATGCCGGGCCTTCCGGCCTTTCCGTTCTTCCTGCTCGGCGGCGCAATGGCGTTCGTCGGCATTGCCGTGCCGCGCCGCCAGGCGCGCCAGCGCGAGGCCGATGCCGCCGAAGCGGGCAAGAAGCAGCGCGAGGCGGAAGAGCAGGAACGCAATTCGGTCAAGGCTTCGCTGGAAACCAACCAGATCGAGCTTTGCCTGGGCAAGCAGCTTTCTGCCCGGCTGATCGCCTCGCAAGAGGAACTGGCGCACCGCGTCAACAAGATGCGCCGCAAATTTGCGCAGGAATACGGTTTCGTCATCCCCGAAATCAAGGTCACGGATGATATCGCGCTACCGCCGAAAAGCTATCGCATTAAAATTCACGGCACAGCGGTTGCAAGCCATGAATTGCGTGTGGGCGAAATTCTGGTCGTGCTGGGCGAACGTCCGGTTCCATCCGTGCCGGGTGAGGAAGTGCGTGAGCCTGCTTTCGGCATGCGTGCTTATTCGGTGCCGGAAACCTTCACTGCCGATTTGCGCCGCGAAGGTTACATGACGGTGGATAATCTGTCGGTCCTGCTGACGCATTTGAGCGAGATCGTCCGTAACAATCTGGCGCAGCTTCTTTCCTATAAGGATATGCGCATCCTGCTTGACCGGCTCGGGCCGGAATATCGCAAATTGCTGGAAGATATCTGCCCCGCACATATTTCCTATTCCGGTTTGCAGGCGGTGCTGAAGCTTCTTTTGGCAGAGCGCATTTCCATCCGCAATCTGCATCTGATACTCGAAGCGATTGCCGAAATTGCGCCGCTCGTTCGCCGCCCGGAAATGATTGTCGAGCATGTGCGGATGCGCATGGCCCAGCAGATTTGCGGTGACCTTTCCGATAATGGCGTGCTCAATGTCCTGCGCCTTGGCAACCGCTGGGATCTGGTCTTCCACCAAAGCCTCAAACGCGACGCCAAGGGCGAAATCGTGGAATTCGATATCGATCCGCGCCTTCTGGAACAGTTCGGCACGGAGGCCTCCGCCGCCATTCGCAAGCATTTCGATAATGGCGAGCGATTCGTACTGGTCTCCTCGCCGGAGGCGCGGCCCTATATTCGCATGATTATCGAACGCCTGTTCGCCACGCTGCCCGTGCTTTCGCATGTCGAAATCGCCCGTGGCGTGGAGGTGAAATCGCTCGGCGCGATTTCCTGACCGGGAGAGACCCCGTTGCCTGTCACGCAACTGCCGCTCAACGAAATCATCCTGGCCGCCGTGCTGGCGTTTTGCCGCATTGGCGCATGTCTCATGCTGATGCCGGGAATTTCAAGCGCGCGCATTCCGTTGCAGGTTCGCCTGTTCATTGCGCTCGCCTGCTCATTTGCCGTGCTGCTGCTTGTTCTTCAGCGCATCGTGACGGCAGTGGATGCGGGACAGCCTTGGACGCTGTTTCGCCTGATGGTGGGTGAAATGTTCATCGGTGCGCTGATCGGCATTCTGGCGCATATTTATTTCTGGGCGCTGCAATTCATGGCGAACATGATGGCGATGGCGGTTGGCTATTCCGGTTCGCCTGCCGATTCGATTACGGAAAACGAGCCGCAGGCAACCCTTGCGACCATCGTGACTTTCAGCGCGCTGTTTCTGTTTTTCGTGACCGATATGCATCTGGAAATATTCCGGGCGCTGCTCAATTCTTACGTGGCAATCCCCGTCGATGGCCGGTTTCGGCCGGATGCGGCGATGATCGATTTTACCGATGCGCTTTCAGCGGCCTTTCTGGCGACTTTGCGTATAGCCGCGCCCTTTATCGTCTTTGCCATTCTGGTGAATTTCGCAATCGGCCTCGTCAACAAGCTGACACCTGCGATCCCGGTCTATTTCATCTCCATGCCTTTTGTCCTGGGGGGAGGGCTGCTGGTGGTCTATTTCATCCTGCCGGAGCTTCTGCGCTTTTTCACGCATGAAACCGCAACCCAGTTGCGCGAACTTTTCTGAGGGCGACATGACGCAGGCTGGAACACGCAATCTGAGGAAACTGGTGGAACTGCAAAAGCTTGGCTGTGCGCGGCACGAAGCAGCACTTGCCATCGCAAATGCGCGAAAGTCGGCGCTTGATGAGGAGCGCGCGGCGCTGATTGCCATGCAGGACCGGCGCTATGACGCGAATGCGCTCGATATTGATCCCTCGCTCGTCATCCGGTGGCTGGAGACCAATGCGGTTGAAATGCAACAGGTCGAATCACGGCTCGAATTGGCGCGAAAAGCACTTTTGAAAGAGCAACGGCGCGTGGAACTTCTGCAAGACCGGCTGAACGATGCGCAGGCTGACCGTGAGCGGCGCGAGCTTGCCAGCCTGATCGAAGAATTTGTCAGCCGCAAAACATCGGATGAGTCGCAAAAGCGGAGCTGAATTCGCCCACAAGTTTCAGTCAAGTTTGACCTATTATGGTGCATTTAACAAAAGAAGGAAACGAGGCATGGCGATCAACCCGCCGTCAGATCTGGTGATGGA carries:
- the fliR gene encoding flagellar biosynthetic protein FliR; the encoded protein is MPVTQLPLNEIILAAVLAFCRIGACLMLMPGISSARIPLQVRLFIALACSFAVLLLVLQRIVTAVDAGQPWTLFRLMVGEMFIGALIGILAHIYFWALQFMANMMAMAVGYSGSPADSITENEPQATLATIVTFSALFLFFVTDMHLEIFRALLNSYVAIPVDGRFRPDAAMIDFTDALSAAFLATLRIAAPFIVFAILVNFAIGLVNKLTPAIPVYFISMPFVLGGGLLVVYFILPELLRFFTHETATQLRELF